The following coding sequences lie in one Hylaeus volcanicus isolate JK05 unplaced genomic scaffold, UHH_iyHylVolc1.0_haploid 11498, whole genome shotgun sequence genomic window:
- the LOC128882397 gene encoding odorant receptor 4-like isoform X2 has protein sequence MALQSTINHPLEFILRLFGIWPSSRYRVLKSIVWTLLLLTFLVFQYWYFISHLKSTDLTDLLDGLSLTLSNNLVLLKLIVIWFHNRTFCDILTSMLEDWNCPSLGEKKQIMIHKANLSSRITNVLFTYYFVSFVLYAGITVALLREDNDGTQTRKFFIKMVFPFDVTTSLLYSLILVLQFVLECILAFAAAMFMALIATLILHVGSQVEIFCQTLTEVPIYSGKDESRVLIFKDLVSRHQRIITLSENIQNMFKYISLGQFLSNMMVIGFSSNMEQGSVVIMKCFPYYVAVNCEAFILCYTGQYLSEKSDDITEVVYDSLWYELNPREARIILLVIMRSQKQLKLTVAQFTTLSLQAFANMLKASASYVSLLLAVY, from the exons ATGGCTTTGCAAAGTACAATCAACCATCCTCTAGAGTTCATTCTCCGTTTATTCGGTATCTGGCCGAGTTCTCGTTATCGAGTTTTGAAGAGCATCGTTTGGACATTGTTGTTGCTCACGTTTTTAGTGTTCCAGTATTGGTATTTTATCAGTCATCTTAAATCCACTGATCTGACCGACTTGTTAGACGGATTAAGCCTTACTTTATCAAACAATCTTGTTCTATTGAAGCTGATCGTTATCTGGTTTCATAATCG AACATTTTGCGATATCCTGACGTCCATGCTCGAGGACTGGAATTGTCCTTCATTGGGGGAGAAGAAACAGATAATGATACATAAGGCCAATTTATCTTCTCGCATTACCAATGTTTTGTTTACGTACTATTTTGTGTCTTTTGTTTTGTacgcagggattactgtggcCCTATTAAGGGAGGATAACGATGGTACCCAAACGAGGAAATTCTTTATCAAAATGGTGTTTCCTTTTGACGTAACGACTTCTTTACTTTATAGTCTTATTTTGGTTCTACAGTTTGTGTTAGAATGTATTTTGGCCTTCGCAGCAGCAATGTTCATGGCATTGATTGCAACACTA ATATTACATGTCGGTAGCcaagttgaaatattttgccAAACATTGACGGAAGTTCCCATTTATTCCGGAAAGGATGAGTCTCGAGTCTTGATATTCAAAGATCTCGTTTCCAGACATCAGAGAATCATAACGTTGTCcgagaatattcaaaatatgttCAAGTACATATCGTTGGGTCAATTTTTGTCGAACATGATGGTGATCGGTTTT TCTTCGAACATGGAGCAAGGATCTGTAGTAATAATGAAGTGCTTTCCTTATTACGTCGCTGTAAATTGCGAAGCATTCATTCTTTGTTACACTGGGCAATATCTTTCTGAAAAG AGTGACGATATTACAGAGGTTGTTTACGATTCCCTCTGGTACGAATTGAATCCTAGGGAAGCtcgtattatattattagtaataatGAGGTCGCAGAAGCAATTGAAGCTCACTGTTGCTCAATTTACGACGCTTTCGCTCCAAGCGTTTGCCAAT
- the LOC128882397 gene encoding odorant receptor 4-like isoform X1: MALQSTINHPLEFILRLFGIWPSSRYRVLKSIVWTLLLLTFLVFQYWYFISHLKSTDLTDLLDGLSLTLSNNLVLLKLIVIWFHNRTFCDILTSMLEDWNCPSLGEKKQIMIHKANLSSRITNVLFTYYFVSFVLYAGITVALLREDNDGTQTRKFFIKMVFPFDVTTSLLYSLILVLQFVLECILAFAAAMFMALIATLILHVGSQVEIFCQTLTEVPIYSGKDESRVLIFKDLVSRHQRIITLSENIQNMFKYISLGQFLSNMMVIGFVSFLFAVSSNMEQGSVVIMKCFPYYVAVNCEAFILCYTGQYLSEKSDDITEVVYDSLWYELNPREARIILLVIMRSQKQLKLTVAQFTTLSLQAFANMLKASASYVSLLLAVY; encoded by the exons ATGGCTTTGCAAAGTACAATCAACCATCCTCTAGAGTTCATTCTCCGTTTATTCGGTATCTGGCCGAGTTCTCGTTATCGAGTTTTGAAGAGCATCGTTTGGACATTGTTGTTGCTCACGTTTTTAGTGTTCCAGTATTGGTATTTTATCAGTCATCTTAAATCCACTGATCTGACCGACTTGTTAGACGGATTAAGCCTTACTTTATCAAACAATCTTGTTCTATTGAAGCTGATCGTTATCTGGTTTCATAATCG AACATTTTGCGATATCCTGACGTCCATGCTCGAGGACTGGAATTGTCCTTCATTGGGGGAGAAGAAACAGATAATGATACATAAGGCCAATTTATCTTCTCGCATTACCAATGTTTTGTTTACGTACTATTTTGTGTCTTTTGTTTTGTacgcagggattactgtggcCCTATTAAGGGAGGATAACGATGGTACCCAAACGAGGAAATTCTTTATCAAAATGGTGTTTCCTTTTGACGTAACGACTTCTTTACTTTATAGTCTTATTTTGGTTCTACAGTTTGTGTTAGAATGTATTTTGGCCTTCGCAGCAGCAATGTTCATGGCATTGATTGCAACACTA ATATTACATGTCGGTAGCcaagttgaaatattttgccAAACATTGACGGAAGTTCCCATTTATTCCGGAAAGGATGAGTCTCGAGTCTTGATATTCAAAGATCTCGTTTCCAGACATCAGAGAATCATAACGTTGTCcgagaatattcaaaatatgttCAAGTACATATCGTTGGGTCAATTTTTGTCGAACATGATGGTGATCGGTTTTGTAAGCTTTCTCTTTGCGGTC TCTTCGAACATGGAGCAAGGATCTGTAGTAATAATGAAGTGCTTTCCTTATTACGTCGCTGTAAATTGCGAAGCATTCATTCTTTGTTACACTGGGCAATATCTTTCTGAAAAG AGTGACGATATTACAGAGGTTGTTTACGATTCCCTCTGGTACGAATTGAATCCTAGGGAAGCtcgtattatattattagtaataatGAGGTCGCAGAAGCAATTGAAGCTCACTGTTGCTCAATTTACGACGCTTTCGCTCCAAGCGTTTGCCAAT
- the LOC128882397 gene encoding odorant receptor 4-like isoform X3 — MALQSTINHPLEFILRLFGIWPSSRYRVLKSIVWTLLLLTFLVFQYWYFISHLKSTDLTDLLDGLSLTLSNNLVLLKLIVIWFHNRTFCDILTSMLEDWNCPSLGEKKQIMIHKANLSSRITNVLFTYYFVSFVLYAGITVALLREDNDGTQTRKFFIKMVFPFDVTTSLLYSLILVLQFVLECILAFAAAMFMALIATLILHVGSQVEIFCQTLTEVPIYSGKDESRVLIFKDLVSRHQRIITLSENIQNMFKYISLGQFLSNMMVIGFVSFLFAVSSNMEQGSVVIMKCFPYYVAVNCEAFILCYTGQYLSEKSDDITEVVYDSLWYELNPREARIILLVIMRSQKQLKLTVAQFTTLSLQAFANYPGKYKT; from the exons ATGGCTTTGCAAAGTACAATCAACCATCCTCTAGAGTTCATTCTCCGTTTATTCGGTATCTGGCCGAGTTCTCGTTATCGAGTTTTGAAGAGCATCGTTTGGACATTGTTGTTGCTCACGTTTTTAGTGTTCCAGTATTGGTATTTTATCAGTCATCTTAAATCCACTGATCTGACCGACTTGTTAGACGGATTAAGCCTTACTTTATCAAACAATCTTGTTCTATTGAAGCTGATCGTTATCTGGTTTCATAATCG AACATTTTGCGATATCCTGACGTCCATGCTCGAGGACTGGAATTGTCCTTCATTGGGGGAGAAGAAACAGATAATGATACATAAGGCCAATTTATCTTCTCGCATTACCAATGTTTTGTTTACGTACTATTTTGTGTCTTTTGTTTTGTacgcagggattactgtggcCCTATTAAGGGAGGATAACGATGGTACCCAAACGAGGAAATTCTTTATCAAAATGGTGTTTCCTTTTGACGTAACGACTTCTTTACTTTATAGTCTTATTTTGGTTCTACAGTTTGTGTTAGAATGTATTTTGGCCTTCGCAGCAGCAATGTTCATGGCATTGATTGCAACACTA ATATTACATGTCGGTAGCcaagttgaaatattttgccAAACATTGACGGAAGTTCCCATTTATTCCGGAAAGGATGAGTCTCGAGTCTTGATATTCAAAGATCTCGTTTCCAGACATCAGAGAATCATAACGTTGTCcgagaatattcaaaatatgttCAAGTACATATCGTTGGGTCAATTTTTGTCGAACATGATGGTGATCGGTTTTGTAAGCTTTCTCTTTGCGGTC TCTTCGAACATGGAGCAAGGATCTGTAGTAATAATGAAGTGCTTTCCTTATTACGTCGCTGTAAATTGCGAAGCATTCATTCTTTGTTACACTGGGCAATATCTTTCTGAAAAG AGTGACGATATTACAGAGGTTGTTTACGATTCCCTCTGGTACGAATTGAATCCTAGGGAAGCtcgtattatattattagtaataatGAGGTCGCAGAAGCAATTGAAGCTCACTGTTGCTCAATTTACGACGCTTTCGCTCCAAGCGTTTGCCAAT TATCCGGGCAAATACAAAACATGA
- the LOC128882397 gene encoding uncharacterized protein LOC128882397 isoform X5 → MALQSTINHPLEFILRLFGIWPSSRYRVLKSIVWTLLLLTFLVFQYWYFISHLKSTDLTDLLDGLSLTLSNNLVLLKLIVIWFHNRTFCDILTSMLEDWNCPSLGEKKQIMIHKANLSSRITNVLFTYYFVSFVLYAGITVALLREDNDGTQTRKFFIKMVFPFDVTTSLLYSLILVLQFVLECILAFAAAMFMALIATLSSNMEQGSVVIMKCFPYYVAVNCEAFILCYTGQYLSEKSDDITEVVYDSLWYELNPREARIILLVIMRSQKQLKLTVAQFTTLSLQAFANMLKASASYVSLLLAVY, encoded by the exons ATGGCTTTGCAAAGTACAATCAACCATCCTCTAGAGTTCATTCTCCGTTTATTCGGTATCTGGCCGAGTTCTCGTTATCGAGTTTTGAAGAGCATCGTTTGGACATTGTTGTTGCTCACGTTTTTAGTGTTCCAGTATTGGTATTTTATCAGTCATCTTAAATCCACTGATCTGACCGACTTGTTAGACGGATTAAGCCTTACTTTATCAAACAATCTTGTTCTATTGAAGCTGATCGTTATCTGGTTTCATAATCG AACATTTTGCGATATCCTGACGTCCATGCTCGAGGACTGGAATTGTCCTTCATTGGGGGAGAAGAAACAGATAATGATACATAAGGCCAATTTATCTTCTCGCATTACCAATGTTTTGTTTACGTACTATTTTGTGTCTTTTGTTTTGTacgcagggattactgtggcCCTATTAAGGGAGGATAACGATGGTACCCAAACGAGGAAATTCTTTATCAAAATGGTGTTTCCTTTTGACGTAACGACTTCTTTACTTTATAGTCTTATTTTGGTTCTACAGTTTGTGTTAGAATGTATTTTGGCCTTCGCAGCAGCAATGTTCATGGCATTGATTGCAACACTA TCTTCGAACATGGAGCAAGGATCTGTAGTAATAATGAAGTGCTTTCCTTATTACGTCGCTGTAAATTGCGAAGCATTCATTCTTTGTTACACTGGGCAATATCTTTCTGAAAAG AGTGACGATATTACAGAGGTTGTTTACGATTCCCTCTGGTACGAATTGAATCCTAGGGAAGCtcgtattatattattagtaataatGAGGTCGCAGAAGCAATTGAAGCTCACTGTTGCTCAATTTACGACGCTTTCGCTCCAAGCGTTTGCCAAT
- the LOC128882397 gene encoding uncharacterized protein LOC128882397 isoform X4, with amino-acid sequence MALQSTINHPLEFILRLFGIWPSSRYRVLKSIVWTLLLLTFLVFQYWYFISHLKSTDLTDLLDGLSLTLSNNLVLLKLIVIWFHNRTFCDILTSMLEDWNCPSLGEKKQIMIHKANLSSRITNVLFTYYFVSFVLYAGITVALLREDNDGTQTRKFFIKMVFPFDVTTSLLYSLILVLQFVLECILAFAAAMFMALIATLILHVGSQVEIFCQTLTEVPIYSGKDESRVLIFKDLVSRHQRIITLSENIQNMFKYISLGQFLSNMMVIGFVSFLFAVVSKLFEHGARICSNNEVLSLLRRCKLRSIHSLLHWAISF; translated from the exons ATGGCTTTGCAAAGTACAATCAACCATCCTCTAGAGTTCATTCTCCGTTTATTCGGTATCTGGCCGAGTTCTCGTTATCGAGTTTTGAAGAGCATCGTTTGGACATTGTTGTTGCTCACGTTTTTAGTGTTCCAGTATTGGTATTTTATCAGTCATCTTAAATCCACTGATCTGACCGACTTGTTAGACGGATTAAGCCTTACTTTATCAAACAATCTTGTTCTATTGAAGCTGATCGTTATCTGGTTTCATAATCG AACATTTTGCGATATCCTGACGTCCATGCTCGAGGACTGGAATTGTCCTTCATTGGGGGAGAAGAAACAGATAATGATACATAAGGCCAATTTATCTTCTCGCATTACCAATGTTTTGTTTACGTACTATTTTGTGTCTTTTGTTTTGTacgcagggattactgtggcCCTATTAAGGGAGGATAACGATGGTACCCAAACGAGGAAATTCTTTATCAAAATGGTGTTTCCTTTTGACGTAACGACTTCTTTACTTTATAGTCTTATTTTGGTTCTACAGTTTGTGTTAGAATGTATTTTGGCCTTCGCAGCAGCAATGTTCATGGCATTGATTGCAACACTA ATATTACATGTCGGTAGCcaagttgaaatattttgccAAACATTGACGGAAGTTCCCATTTATTCCGGAAAGGATGAGTCTCGAGTCTTGATATTCAAAGATCTCGTTTCCAGACATCAGAGAATCATAACGTTGTCcgagaatattcaaaatatgttCAAGTACATATCGTTGGGTCAATTTTTGTCGAACATGATGGTGATCGGTTTTGTAAGCTTTCTCTTTGCGGTCGTGAGtaaac TCTTCGAACATGGAGCAAGGATCTGTAGTAATAATGAAGTGCTTTCCTTATTACGTCGCTGTAAATTGCGAAGCATTCATTCTTTGTTACACTGGGCAATATCTTTCTGA